The region CCATCGTGCCTACCCTGGCGGAGAGCCACTACCCGACTGCGTGTGGGAGTGTTGCCGATGTCGGCGAAGGTGGCAGACCAAAGAGATGGGCAACATATGCATCGGGTGTAGCCACAAATATTCCGTCGAGTGTTGTCAGTTGGCCCAGTAGGGTATAATTTGGGAGAGAAGAAACGCAGAATTACATCACACGAGGTACGTTACAAACGCGTACCATATGACCATGCGCTGACCCAGAACAGTAAGAGCAACAACCCAGCCACGATCTGGAAGGTGCTCATGTATGACAGGTGCTCCATGTATCTTGAGAGGATGTGTATGATTATCAGGAGCTTGATTGTTCGCCATGGTATGCATGTTTAATCCAGACTTTGATTCACTAAACTGACTGGAATGGAGATTGGCGTGTTGGTGGCATCTGAAAGTATCAGGTAAAGAAAAAAAAAGTACATCTTCCATTTTGCCGAATGGTGTGCACTCGTACTACTTCAGTGTCCAAGTATGCCCCATTGTGCCCTTCCCCAAAGCTTTCAGCAACGGTCGTAGGCTCATCGCTCCGTACCCAACGCCCACGGCATTCTTAGCTCGCCCTGACCACCTGCATGCAACGACTTTCTCGGCCTCCACATGGTAAAAATCGGCGGAGGTGTCATCTCGTGCGCGCACCTCCTCCACTCATCGCTTGCATTTGGCTTCTGATTATCAAACGCGACCTTCAATAGGGACTGATATCCGAACTTCTCATATAGCGGTTTGCCCATCTCAGACGCCTCCAGCCAGCACTCAAGATCAAGCTCATCGGCACGTGCTACACCCACATCCATGAGGAGACAGCCAATACCACGGAGCCGATGACCAGGATCGACTGCCATCCAATTGAGTGCTGTCTTCATGTTAGTGACATGAAGTCGACTGATTTGCTTCTCAAGAGTCTCGTTTTTCTTTCCGGAAATAGCGTGTTTGACCCAACACAACTGGTGCTCCACTTACCACAATGAGGACGCGTCATCCAGCTCGCACGCGGCCTGTATACCTGATTCAGGATTGACTCGCAGAATCTCCGACACTCGCCTTCGGGCCACCATGGTGCTGCGAGCTTTGGTGTACCTGATGCAAAAGGGTTCGACGTCGAAACGACCCATTGCGCGCATCCCACGGCCCGATTTGTGACGGTATCGAAGGCATAGAACCAGTGGCTCGATGTATCTTCCTGATGTTGTCTCCAGAAGCGTTCTCGTGATTCGGCAATGGCAGCCTCACGGTGAGCAGCCGTATAGCCTAGGACCGGGAAATATAGCTGCAAAAACGGTTCGTAGGGTGTATAATTGGCAGCCCAGATAACGGTCATGATATCATCGAGCTCCTGCCTCGTTTTCGCCTCGCGAACAACATATCGCTGTCCCATTGCTGCAGACTGGTTGACAATTCCAAGACATGGCGACATCGGACAGCTAAAGTAGTCTGCGAGTACCTGGGTAGGCTACCTCGCCACTGTAGCGCATTAACAGCGCAATCGGAGATATAGCTTGACCCAAGTATTGGACATCGCAGATTGCCGTGTTAGGGTGAAGTCTCCCAACAAGGAAGGTACCGTCGGCACATTTAGCGTCTTGGCGAGGCGAGCAAGTAACGCACCCTCGCTCTAGCACACCTCCTCCGATAGCCCCTCATATTCCAGCCGCCCGGTGGCACCTGTATCACGATAATCGCCTGGAAAGGCTTGCGACCTTCCTGGATGGTATGGAGCGGGAAGATGGCCTCTCGGCGATGTAACCATAGACCGAGGCTGATCTCGTCGTAATTCATCAATGGACCGAGCTCGGGGCGCGACAACTGGGCGTTCTTTTCGTCGCCCGGTAGTTGCGACGTATGGCTGTGCAACTGCCAAACTGGACGGTTGTCACACGCATCAAAAGCCTCCATGATGGAGGCGCGGACATCCTGCCTTCTGCCTCCACTGCACAAAGCGATCCACGATGGAAAGACCCCCAGCCTACCAGCCAGTGTGTCGTGACGAGGAAGAGCACGTTTTGGCCGGATCAGAGGACAAAGAGGGCGTCTCCTGGAACTCCAACAGTACTGAAATCATACCGACCAACACACGCAGCTTCGTCGCATATCTGTCGCTTTTGCTGCTCTCTCTCTCAGCCAACATTCTGCTGGTGATGGATAATGCAAAACTTCGCATTTCACATATACCCACAAAGAGTAACTTCAGTAGGTAGCAGGCACTTGCTTGCCTGATACTCACTGACAAAGGTACACAGGTGGACTGGCTTTCGACACCGATGTGCCATATCACGCTATGACAGAGTACTGGCACCCCAACGCCACCGAAAGCGACATGGAGGCAGCATGGGATGCTATTGACACTAACGCAATGGCGGTTGCGCTAGATGATAGATTCGCAGCGCGTGCCGGTTTACCACCTTCAACTCGATTTCCGTGGGACACCGAGCGCAGTGTTTATTATGTAAAGGGTATCCATGATGTACATTGTCTGGTAGGCGAAAAGCATGCAATTTGCTTAGGAAGACGCTGACCCCACAATAGAAACTCATCCGCAAGGCTATTGCCTCAAAGCACAATGGCAGTGACCAGTCTTTCGATCTTCTGCACATTTACCATTGCCTAGATGGGCTTCGACAAGACATAATGTGTACTGCAGACGATACGCCCATGCCAGCTCCACTCGCTCACCAAGCTGGCGAAGGCCAAGTCCGACAATGTCGTGACTGGGATAAGCTGATCGCATGGGCTACGCGTCCTGACCAGCATGCCTGCTATGAGTTTGACGATTATCGCGATGCCACAAACACCCTGGAGAATTTTGCCTTTTGTCCTCCAGAGTCCCCTTACCGTGATTTTCAGCAGGCTTACTTCGATTATCATGGACACAAGGATGCATACGAGGAGAATGGCGTTGAGAACGAATTTGTAGAGTTCTAAACTTATGACTGGGAAACATGCAGGTACAAATGATCTGGAGGCTTTTTCGTCATTTGCTTCAATCAAATTACAAGTACGTCTCTGTCGGCGTTGATCACGAAAACGAGAACCAGCCAGTCCTGTATATTTTCCGATGGTGCTACACCACATGGCCGCCGTCAGCACTAGTTGCCGAACGCTATTGGACGGGCATATGTATGCTGGGCTATGCTCTGACTACGAGATATATCGAGCAAACGACCGACTTCGCTGAGTGGTCAATACCATGACGGTATGCCATCAGCAACTCCACCCCGGCCGCATAGTCCCGATTTGCCATGATTAACAACACGGAAGACTCGGGGCGAGTGCAGTGCAACGATACTTCCAAGCCAAGCGACAGATGTTGGCTGAGCGCCATTTGAAGCATGCGCATATGAAACGTCGGGAACTATGAGCACATACGAGAAGTAATAATCCCGAAGATGCCACGCTGAGGGACGTGACAGTTTACATATATATCGAGATGAGCAGCTTCGGCTTTGTATCGTTGTATTCACCGTGTTTTCACTCACTCCACGCACTGTGAGCAAGGATACACATGTTGGAAATGTTTGATGCTGACCGCAAGCAGTTTTAATCCGTTCGTCAGAGGCAGTCCCAACTACGCACCATGCACGCCACCGCTCTATTTCCATTGTTTCTCCTCGCTACAGGCATTGCTGCAGCTCCTACAACTTTGCTCGCCCGGGCCGTACCCGACATCGCCGACGTAGCTCGGAACCCAGCACCCATCAACGGCAAAGTCCACTGGGAGAATGACAAACCATATCTCGGGGATGTTAGCGATATGAAGCCGAAGGATCGCCAAGAGCTTGAAGACATTGTACACCACCTCGGAGGCCGATAGTTTCCAGTGTCCCCTGCCCAGCGTAATCTCGTCGAAATCCTCTCGTTAAGCACAGTGTGGGCAGGGCTCGGCCCAATGTACGGCATGCATTCCCATTCTTTTACAGTTTCCTTGCTGACATAATCCCGACTCAAGAAGAGTTGCACATGACGCATCCCACAATCGCTACGTCCATGGAAAGGCGGAGGGTTTAGTACCATTACTACAGCCAATTTCACCGTAAAGAATACGAACACTTCGCATCACATTCATGTCTTCTTCCGCGCGTCATTTCCAAGCTACACCCGCCTTTGCTGTGTTTCACCGGATGTTTTATGCATCTAACTGTGAGCAGTCATCATGTGATGGGTAGCGCCGCTACTGAAGCGGCCGCCCGACTGCAACCTCGCATATTGATTGAACATCGTCCAAGATGTGTGCTGGCATGTGTTTCACAACGTGGGTGCACAACCGCCTTTCAATTTTTCGGTAACAGCTGCGGTGACACAGTGCCGAGATTGACGTGCCACAAAGTCGTACCGAGATTAGTAGGCCTCAAAGTAGGCTAGCGAGCGATCGCGGGTCGAGAAGTCTGTCTCAGTCGATACGATTCTCCCGAGGGGCTTGAGATGTCCCTACTATTTGTCTATTCATGCACCTAGACCATCAACGCGCCGGAAGCCGTGGTACGAGATTGGCTGCAAACGATTTTCCCATTGTTCGTCCACCCACAAGCCGTCATTCTTGCATAACACTTCAGAACGCTTGCGCAACGCGGTACAAGACCTCTCTAAGGGTCCAGGACTCGCACACGTACGATACGATCGCTTGCAAGTGTCCCGGTCTTTCAACCAAGGGAGGATAAACGTCGTTGTGCACAGCGTTGGTTGGTGCACCTCAATTGTATCTCTCGCAACCTTACATTTCTTGCACGCCATGCCGCTCTTGATGTGTGGGGGCGTTTGTGAGGCTCGGTGATCATACATACTTGCCGTTTGATATCGTTTGCCACTACTGGTCAACCGGTGTCCTTCCGACTGCGCTGATCCTGATACCGAAAAGATATTGAGGGCTTTCTGACTATTGTTGGTCGCCCCGCTGATATTCTATTCTTGACCACGCAAGATGCGATAATGGCGACTCCATTCATTTCTTCCCATCATCCCATACCACGTCAGCCAGGAAGCAACGCGGATGTTGGCCCGTTCGTCGATGTCGTTACTTGGATTCTATTGATAACATCAGCGCTGGCGGTTTTGACTAGACTCATCACGAAGCGTGCGCTAAGAAGGAGTTTTGATGTTGATGATACATTTGTAGTGCTGGCCCTGGTGCGTTCAGTAAACATTAAGCCACTCTTTTCATGCTGTGCTGATGTTTTTGATACACAGATCACAAGCATTGGCTCTGGCGCAGCTGTCAGTGTTCAGACGGCGAGTGGTCTCGGTCGAGACGTTTCGTTGCTGACCGAGAATCAGATGGTGGTGTATCAGAAAGTAAGCACTGTCGCGCACTTCAGCTGGAGTTAACTTGACTAATCAAATTGAAGGCTGATTATGCGAATAAAATGCTCTACATTACCACATTGGCGTTGGCAAAGCTTTCCATCATCTCGCTACTCATGATACTCACTGCCTCCAAATTTCACCGCAACCTCGGGCTTGGGTTAACTTGCTTCATTGCGCTCTGGGGCATCATGTCCGGAATCGTATCAGCTTTCCAGTGCGGCAACACCGAACCATGGCGCTTCCATGGTGTGGGCGAGAGGTGCTTTCACATCGTATGTTATCATACTGATTCACCACATGGCTACTGACAAAGTATTCAGACTTCATTCTGGCAATGCATGGGTGTGCTTAACATCGTCACTGACCTTGCACTGATCTTGTTTCCAGTGCATGTCATCATGACGTTGCAGATGAGCATGAACAAGAAGGTCACCATACTCACCTTTTTTGGTGCACGGTCACTGTATGTTGTTTGATTAATGTCGTTAGTTCCAACAAGCTTACAAGTTGCAGAGACATCATAGCAACCGCAGTTCAAATGGTATATCTCTCCGGCTTCGACTCGCCCAATCCAACCAAAGATCTCTGGAAGTGGACACTTATCACGCAAATCACCGAATGCATCACCATACTCACGTCGTGCGTCCCCTACCTCCGCCCGCTTCTTGAGTCTGTTCCTTCAGGTCTATACGGAACCGACGAACTCAGACGCCGAGGCACATCTTCGGAGCACGGCTACTCACGTAGCAAGAGCGGCTCCTATCAGCTTTCGAGCAGCACTTCCAGAGGTGTCGGCACAAGGAATAGTAGGAAGGGCCTTGCCGAAGGCGGCGGAATGAAACGCTTCCTCCCTATGCTCTCGCAGGAAAAGACAACACACGCGAATTCGGCATCGGGCATACCCGGAGGTCCAAGACGCCTTGATGGCGCGATGGACGTAGAGATAACGGCTGTGCACCACAAGAATGGAGACGAGAAGCGATGGGATGACAAGCGATGGGAGACTGCAAGTACAGGCAGTCATTCTAAAATCCTTAAGACTACGGTTGTGAGCGCAGAATGGGAAGAGGCGGAGGTTAAGAGTCCTGAGGGATCATATGATGAGATTGAGGTGATGCGTTGAGGTCGCTGAGAATGCTAGGTTTGCTTGGATTGGAATGCCTTGTGGAACTATCAATGCATTATGATGATATATTCTCTGTTATCCTCCAACGTACCCGCCGTCTGACCTGGCAGCCACGGCCACGTATCGATGCCTGCAAATCCATGATAAGGCAGTCAATGTGGCTCCTCAATGCGGAATAGACCGCGTGGTTCACGTGTATCAGCGGTCCAGTCACCACAGTAGCGGCGGGCTTCCACGACACCATAGTGGCTCACACGTACCTCTCCATCTCGATAATGCATGCATCTTTCTTGTCTCAAGGTAACATCGCCATCCCACTTTCGCAATCGCTTTGCCATACGGCCGCAACCTGTGCATTTCACGCCACTTATAGGCCGCGGGCAAGAAAAGGGCATTTGAGCCCATCATCGAGCAAGATTTCACCCAATGCACATTCACGACACATAGTTAGAGTCGCGCTTGCTCCATTCAACAAGACGCCGTGTGCCGGATTGGGCTCTGGTACCGTACTATGTCTGGAAGAACCGGTTCCACGCGTGCTGCGAGGGGTCGCGATGGGCCAACGCCAGAGGCGGCACTTGTTGTGGAGAGACAAGAAGCCTGCAACACGCGAGGAATACACCTGCGCAGGTTCCTGGTTGCGGTGTAATGACGAAGAGTCACGCTGAAACGTGCAGGTTTTTGGGCCGTGAATGGAACGACCTCGGCAACCTGCTTCTCGTCCATACAGGCAATACATATGCAGATTTCGCTAATGCGCGAACTTCGTGTCGAGCCACGGATATAGACAATGCGGATGCGTTTGATAGCCGTTGAAAATCCACAAGCATGGATTGGGCAAGTGGGACGAGTCCCCACGTGGGCTGTGACGAAACTAGCGTACCACATACTTCTGGCCCACATCTCCCTTCATTCTTCTCCCAACCACCGCTCAACCCAGCGGCGTTTTCTACACTCGTATCCACACTTGTACCACGACTAATTTGCGGGAGGGCCTCTGCTTTCGATTGTACCGGTATGACAGCCGTTGTTGTTGCCACTTTACTCCACGCCAATACCAGGTGAGATGCTGTTGCACGTTGAGTGACACGCGCAGACATGATCTGACGATGTCCCTTCCTCTGATCTCAACGGTCCCTGGACGGTTTCACTGGGCCTTTGGCCTGGTACGGACATGGCGGACGCCCTCCTGCTAGATGTATGCGCAGCCCAAACGCCCAAGCGGGCCTGTGTTTGCATTTTCCACGTATAGTGCATGCTGGTCGACCGACACACGATGACGATCGGAGAATATGTCACTTTGCCTCTGCCACCTGGAAGACATGCGAGCAAGGGATCCGTAACTATGCATGCCACCGCTTTTTGCAGCTTCGGCAGCCCAATGGTGCAACGAGCGCACCAATCAACAGCTCAAATTGGGGGACCTCTCCCTGACACCACCACTGCAGTGTGATATGCAGAGATGCCGCCGTCACTGCAGAGAGCCTACAACTGCCTTTACGGTGCATAACGTTCGGCTTAGCGTATGTCTTTCCTACGCTTGATTACATTGCCGAGCAGCCGCCTCCTGGCCTTCTCTCCGTCTTTGCCGACGCACATGGCTTACGTTACCTTTGGAGGGAGTATATATCGAGATTGACTTGCATTGCATGTGTCGTGTATCACCGTCCCCTTTCCTGGTATCAATCTTTCTATCCCAATCTGCTCGCTTGCTGCTCGGCACGCGTTACTACCAATTGACCTTCTATACGTATCGTTGTTCATCATTCACCAAGTTGGATCATTTGATCAGAGCCATGGAAAAACGAATCAACCTACAGACTTTCGACGATGATAGCCTCCGGGTCAGGGGCAAGAACTCCGTATCCGACTCAAAAGGCCAGGGGTTTGATCGCGACAGGTATGAGCTTGCGAGAGTGGGAAAGGAGCAGGTCCTGAAGGTGTGTTATGCTTTTGAAGAGGTATCTACACGTCTAATCAAATTAGCGCCGCTTTGGACTGGTATCCATGACTGGTCTTTCCTGTGGGTTAATGTGCACTTGGGAAACTCTGCTTGTGTAAGTGTACATGCTTGATGCAAAGTAACTTGCTGACGTCACGGTAGCATTTTCTCCATAGGCTTCACCAAGTATGTCTTCGTCCACCGCGTCCACCAGCATTGTTGACCATAACACAGCGGCGGACCTGCTGGCTTGATTTACGGCTTCATACTCATATGGCTCGGAAACTTTTCTGTCTTTGTTTGCATTGGAGAGCTTGCAAGTGCCGTTCCAACAGCCGGAGGCCAATACCATTGGGTTTCTCTGCTTGCGCCGCGATCGAACAAGAAGTTCTTCAGCTACCTAACTGGTAAATGAAGCACCGCATGTATTGTCAATTACTAACGTTCTCAGGCTGGCTTACCGTGATTGGCTGGATTGCCGCACTCACTTCCGTATGCTACTTCGTCTCCGACCTGATCCTGCAGCTTGTCAGTCTGAACTCAGGTAGCTATCATAGAGAAGGGTGGCATGGCACACTTCTCTTATGGGCAATATTGCTCCTGTGTGTCTGCATCAACGTTTTCATTAGCGGAGCACTACCTACCATCGAAGTCGTCGTCTTGATCGTGCATATTCTTGGCTTCTTCGGTATTCTTGTTCCTCTGGTTTACCTGTCGCCCACGCACAATTCGGCCAAGGAGATCTTCCTGACCTTTCACAATGAAGGAGCGTGGAGCACTCAGACACTTGCCTTCTTCGTAGGTCTACAAGGCAACGCGCTGGCATTTGTTGGGACGGATTCGGTTGTACACGTAAGTCCCAACATGTATACATTTCCAGGTACTCAGCTAATAGGAACAAAGATGTCGGAAGAAGTCAAGAACGCAAGCACAGACGTCCCACGATCAATGCTACTCAGTCTCGTCATCAACGGCACTCTGGCACTAGGCATGCTTCTCGCGGTTCTCTTCAGCGCGCACGACATCCCACAACTGCTCAGCGATGTCGATGCACCAACTGCCCCTTTCCTCCGCATCTTCAGCCACGCCGTTGGATCCGAATTGGGCGCCACCATCATGGTATCAATCATTGTCCTCCTAGAATTCTGCAGTGCAATGGGCTGTTTGGCCGCCGCGTCTCGCATGACATGGTCTTTTGCCCGCGACCGCGGCCTCCCTTTCTCCCGGGCCCTCAGCATCGTATGTCACTCTCTCCTTCCACCATCCCCCAACCCTATTTGCTAACCCAAATTTCCCAGATCGACAAACGAAGCACCATCCCCGTCATTGCTATCCTCGTCGTAACCGTATTCGCCGCCCTTCTCGCCCTCATCAACATCGGCAACAGCGCCGCTTTCAACGGCACAATCTCCCTCGTCCTTGAAGGCTTCTACCTATCCTACCTGCTTGCTATTGGCCTGCTCCTCTGGCGCCGTCTCCGCGGCGACCTCGATAACCCCGACTCTTCCCTCACCATTTTCAACGGCGCAGACGTCGACGAGGCTTACGACCGCAGCTTGACGTGGGGGCCCTGGCGCCTTAAGGGCGCGCTGGGTGTAGCGAATAATGTTGTTGCCATTTGCTATCTCATGCttatcatcttcttcagcTTTTGGCCCAGCCAGGTCAGCCCCGATTTGGTACATATGAACTGGGCGGGGGTTGTGACAGGGAGTGTGGCGTTGTTTAGTGTCGTTTACTATCTGATTTTTGCGAAGAAGTCGTATGCAGGACCTATCGTCGAGGTGGATCCGCATGTTCTGTGAGAACGTTGGTGGGGAAAAGTATGTGGGGTTTCTGGTGTTTTGAAGTTGGGAACTTGTGATCTCGACTGGAAAAATGGAAAATTTCGCAAATGCAGAAGTTATTTGGGTAGTCACGGCGCGGTTTACTTTGCCCGATGAAAAAAACTGCGCGGAGGTTGCTGTTTTGTGTATTGTATCTTAGTGCGTACGGGGTGGCACCTTTTTCCTTTGGCGAATCAATGTCTTGGTGTAGATTATGCATATTTCTGCTTTGTAGGAATTGGAAGTATTATATGAGAGCACTCATCACTCATGATATATTCTCTCTCCGGCTGGATTTTCAGCATTGCGTTACGAAG is a window of Pyrenophora tritici-repentis strain M4 chromosome 2, whole genome shotgun sequence DNA encoding:
- a CDS encoding PotE, Amino acid transporter, with translation MEKRINLQTFDDDSLRVRGKNSVSDSKGQGFDRDRYELARVGKEQVLKRRFGLVSMTGLSCGLMCTWETLLVIFSIGFTNGGPAGLIYGFILIWLGNFSVFVCIGELASAVPTAGGQYHWVSLLAPRSNKKFFSYLTGWLTVIGWIAALTSVCYFVSDLILQLVSLNSGSYHREGWHGTLLLWAILLLCVCINVFISGALPTIEVVVLIVHILGFFGILVPLVYLSPTHNSAKEIFLTFHNEGAWSTQTLAFFVGLQGNALAFVGTDSVVHMSEEVKNASTDVPRSMLLSLVINGTLALGMLLAVLFSAHDIPQLLSDVDAPTAPFLRIFSHAVGSELGATIMVSIIVLLEFCSAMGCLAAASRMTWSFARDRGLPFSRALSIIDKRSTIPVIAILVVTVFAALLALINIGNSAAFNGTISLVLEGFYLSYLLAIGLLLWRRLRGDLDNPDSSLTIFNGADVDEAYDRSLTWGPWRLKGALGVANNVVAICYLMLIIFFSFWPSQVSPDLVHMNWAGVVTGSVALFSVVYYLIFAKKSYAGPIVEVDPHVL
- a CDS encoding DUF3328 domain containing protein, which translates into the protein MERPPAYQPVCRDEEEHVLAGSEDKEGVSWNSNSTEIIPTNTRSFVAYLSLLLLSLSANILLVMDNAKLRISHIPTKSNFSGLAFDTDVPYHAMTEYWHPNATESDMEAAWDAIDTNAMAVALDDRFAARAGLPPSTRFPWDTERSVYYVKGIHDVHCLKLIRKAIASKHNGSDQSFDLLHIYHCLDGLRQDIMCTADDTPMPAPLAHQAGEGQVRQCRDWDKLIAWATRPDQHACYEFDDYRDATNTLENFAFCPPESPYRDFQQAYFDYHGHKDAYEENGVENEFVEF